TCAGGCCGGCGTGCTGCACCAGGCGCCGTGCCCCGGAGTCGAGCGCCAGCGACAGCTTGAGCAGCAGCATCATGGCCATGCCCCTGGCGGTCGGGGCGAACAGCCAGGCCGGTGTCTCGCGCCAGCTCCGGTCGCCGAAGCGCGCCTTGTACGGTGCGTCGCCGAGGCCGAAATCGAGCCGTCGCACGCCTTCTTGCGCCAGCGCGTCGGCCAGCCGGATGAACAGCAGGGTGCCGACCTTGAACTCGCGCAGATCCGGGTCGTAGCCGGTCTCGGACAGGTTGAAGACATCCGCATAGATCGAGCCGATCCAGAAGGCCCGCACCTGCGAGTCGATCTCCAGCAGCTGCACCCGCAATTGCCCGCGGCGCGCAAACAGCTCGTAGCGGCGCCGGTGGTCGTCGTCGTCGAAGAAGCCGACACCCAGCGCGCGCTGATAGGTGCGTGCAGCCAACGGCTCCAGGTGTGCGCACAGCGCGGCGATGTCGTCGACGGCGTTCATCCAGCGCCAGACCACCCGGCCCGGGAAAGCCGCCTCGAGGTCCTTCTGATGGCGGCGCATGTTGCTGCGGTGCTTGGCGCTGAGCTTGCTGTCGACCGAGCGGCCGTCGTCGGGCAGCCGCATCTCGTGGTGGGTTGCCCACCTCGGCGCCTTCACGCTCAGCCTTGTGTCGCGCTCGATCTGCAGCGCCTGCCACAGCGGCGAGTGTTCCGGCAGATGATGAAAGGCCACCGCATCGGCCACACCGCTGCGCAACAGCGATCGCAGGTAGCCGATGACCTCGCCGGCGGCTGCGTCGTCGAGCTTGCCGAGCAAGCCCTGATGGATCACGACCAGCACCCGCGCGGGCATGCGCACCGGCTGCAGATAGCCGATCGACGGCGCGAAGGGGTTGCACTCGATGCGCCCGAGCAGCAGCGCATCGGGGCCGCTGTCGCGGTTGTTTTCGCTGTCCTGCTCGATCACGATCACGCACGGC
This portion of the Leptothrix cholodnii SP-6 genome encodes:
- a CDS encoding GNAT family N-acetyltransferase; this encodes MRIRAIRTLQELAPVRARWQQWQDHVNNDLAQFELVCRHRTEVESPCVIVIEQDSENNRDSGPDALLLGRIECNPFAPSIGYLQPVRMPARVLVVIHQGLLGKLDDAAAGEVIGYLRSLLRSGVADAVAFHHLPEHSPLWQALQIERDTRLSVKAPRWATHHEMRLPDDGRSVDSKLSAKHRSNMRRHQKDLEAAFPGRVVWRWMNAVDDIAALCAHLEPLAARTYQRALGVGFFDDDDHRRRYELFARRGQLRVQLLEIDSQVRAFWIGSIYADVFNLSETGYDPDLREFKVGTLLFIRLADALAQEGVRRLDFGLGDAPYKARFGDRSWRETPAWLFAPTARGMAMMLLLKLSLALDSGARRLVQHAGLTDRIKTGWRRRKAASGTRLTPSHPATARDRA